A single window of Salvia splendens isolate huo1 chromosome 8, SspV2, whole genome shotgun sequence DNA harbors:
- the LOC121745677 gene encoding zinc finger MYM-type protein 1-like — translation MENQPRREVGVNLNDIVGDPGKRKPIEEFDVSIRDRKSDKGGRQSDDAFTKTGCSNWKNALERFNYHVGGVNSCHNNARIQFEAFQDQRNSVESILRSNTREMEVAYRIRLTVSLNVTRFLLKQGLSFRGHDESSSSSNRGNFIELLLWFSGLNDDVSKTLFANAPANNQMNSPRIQKELANACASEVTLAIVNDIGDKVFTLLVDEARDVSMKEQMGVVLRYVNNEGYVIEQFIGIVHVTDTSSHTLKCAIDDLLVKHNLSLSKVRGQGYDGASNMRGEFNGLKSLILQENPYAMYIHCFSHQLQLIIVAVAKGIRVVKDVFSYVTMSP, via the exons ATGGAAAATCAGCCCCGAAGAGAAGTTGGGGTGAACTTGAACGATATTGTTGGTGATCCAGGAAAACGCAAGCCAATTGAAGAGTTCGATGTTTCAATTCGAGATAGA AAATCAGATAAAGGGGGTCGACAATCAGATGATGCTTTTACAAAGACAGGTTGTAGCAACTGGAAAAATGCATTAGAAAGATTCAATTATCATGTTGGAGGCGTGAATAGTTGTCATAATAATGCTAGAATTCAGTTCGAAGCTTTTCAAGATCAAAGGAACAGTGTGGAAAGTATATTACGGTCAAATACCCGTGAGATGGAAGTTGCATATCGCATTCGGTTGACAGTCTCATTGAATGTGACTCGGTTTCTCTTAAAGCAAGGATTATCTTTTCGTGGACATGATGAGTCAAGTAGTTCTTCAAATCGAGGTAATTTTATTGAGTTGCTTCTATGGTTTAGTGGACTTAACGATGATGTATCCAAAACTTTGTTTGCAAATGCTCCTGCTAACAATCAAATGAATTCACCACGAATTCAAAAGGAATTAGCAAACGCTTGTGCTTCAGAGGTTACACTTGCCATAGTTAATGATATTGGAGATAAAGTTTTCACTCTTTTGGTTGATGAGGCTCGAGACGTTTCAATGAAGGAGCAGATGGGAGTTGTTTTAAGATATGTGAATAACGAAGGATATGTGATTGAGCAATTTATTGGAATCGTGCATGTAACTGACACTTCCTCTCATACTTTGAAATGTGCTATTGATGATTTATTGGTGAAGCATAATTTATCTCTATCTAAAGTGAGAGGGCAAGGATATGATGGAGCTTCTAATATGAGGGGTGAGTTTAATGGATTGAAATCCTTAATATTGCAAGAAAATCCATATGCCATGTATATTCATTGTTTCTCTCATCAACTCCAACTAATTAttgttgcggttgccaagggtATTAGAGTTGTGAAGGATGTTTTTAGCTATGTGACTATGTCTCCATGA
- the LOC121745675 gene encoding uncharacterized protein LOC121745675 produces the protein MAENNAFRGRPTEDPNKHLTKFIQICNTTKINGVTDEQLRLRVFPFSLENDAKDWLDSMEPNYIRTWEAMVEKFLEKYYPPSEALKRQSEIISFEMTPQESIRGAWERFKGLMKRCPNHGLNPTHQVLAFYKGCLPEAKRELNLSVGGSLLKKGEAEAMEVIERVTSNDEGWNNEMSNIHRVASAAESSHMDSMYKQMELLHKKIDLMGMGPAIQEQKEGVEDVSYIHQGGNRYYNNSRPNQGGGGYNHFGNMAHPNLSYGNPNNALQPPPGFTVSQGMITEPHNKSSEDILNAFMIQSHKNMEHTNQRLEKVENNMHGMAGHMKSLETQMSQIAQAVGQLHQSGQFPSTIVPNPKDCKAIYLRSGTSYESPPMPEVEAKEVPEEKEEEEIKMEAPLMQSEVQPETIAPPTPQKVKIPFPQVVQKKKLDEKLVKFLEIFKRVHLNIPLIEALQQMPGYLKFLKEIVSKKKRLVDYETVNLTENCSAIIQEKMPAKMNDPGSFNISCVIGNDRQTKALCDLGASINLMPLSFFRKLKFGVLKPTTFTLQMADKSEWTP, from the coding sequence ATGGCTGAAAACAATGCTTTTAGAGGCCGACCCACCGAGGATCCTAACAAGCATCTCACTAAATTCATCCAGATCTGCAACACGACGAAGATAAATGGAGTCACAGATGAACAGCTCAGATTAAGGGTGTTCCCTTTTTCTCTGGAGAATGATGCCAAGGATTGGCTGGATAGTATGGAGCCCAACTACATTCGCACGTGGGAGGCCATGGTTGAGAAGTTCTTAGAAAAATACTACCCACCGAGTGAGGCATTGAAGAGGCAGTCAGAAATCATTTCGTTTGAGATGACTCCCCAAGAGAGTATCCGAGGAGCTTGGGAAAGATTCAAGGGGCTGATGAAGAGGTGCCCCAATCATGGGCTGAATCCGACGCATCAAGTCCTAGCATTCTATAAGGGGTGTCTGCCTGAAGCAAAGCGCGAACTGAACTTGAGCGTAGGGGGGTCATTGCTAAAGAAGGGAGAAGCAGAGGCCATGGAGGTGATTGAGAGAGTGACCTCTAATGATGAAGGCTGGAACAACGAGATGAGCAACATACACAGAGTAGCCTCTGCCGCAGAGAGCAGCCATATGGACAGCATGTATAAACAAATGGAGCTCCTCCACAAGAAGATAGATCTCATGGGGATGGGACCGGCTATACAGGAGCAGAAAGAGGGTGTAGAGGATGTTAGCTACATACACCAAGGGGGCAATAGATACTATAACAACTCCCGCCCCAATCAAGGGGGTGGAGGTTACAATCATTTTGGGAATATGGCGCATCCTAACCTATCATATGGGAACCCCAACAATGCCCTTCAACCACCACCGGGGTTCACAGTTTCTCAAGGAATGATCACTGAGCCGCATAACAAAAGTTCAGAGGACATATTGAATGCATTCATGATTCAGTCACACAAGAACATGGAGCATACTAATCAAAGGCTAGAGAAAGTTGAGAATAATATGCATGGCATGGCAGGACATATGAAGAGCCTGGAGACGCAGATGAGTCAGATTGCCCAAGCCGTGGGACAATTACATCAATCGGGGCAATTCCCAAGCACTATAGTTCCAAATCCAAAAGACTGCAAGGCAATCTACTTAAGGAGTGGGACAAGCTATGAGAGTCCTCCTATGCCCGAGGTGGAAGCTAAAGAAGTACccgaagagaaagaagaagaggagattaAGATGGAAGCACCTCTTATGCAGTCTGAGGTTCAACCCGAGACAATTGCTCCTCCCACGCCACAAAAGGTTAAAATTCCTTTTCCTCAAGTGGTGCAAAAGAAGAAGTTGGATGAGAAGCTTGTTAAGTTCCTTGAGATCTTCAAGAGAGTGCACCTCAATATTCCTCTTATTGAGGCTCTCCAACAAATGCCCGGCTACCTCAAGTTTTTGAAAGAGATTGTGTCCAAGAAGAAGAGGTTGGTTGATTATGAAACCGTAAACTTGACCGAGAATTGTAGTGCAATCATCCAAGAAAAGATGCCGGCAAAGATGAATGATCCGGGGAGCTTTAACATTTCTTGTGTGATCGGGAATGATAGGCAAACTAAGGCCTTGTGTGACTTAGGGGCAAGCATAAATCTCATGCCTTTAAGCTTCTTCCGAAAGTTGAAATTTGGTGTCTTGAAGCCAACTACATTTACCCTTCAAATGGCGGATAAATCCGAATGGACTCCTTGA
- the LOC121745676 gene encoding probable indole-3-pyruvate monooxygenase YUCCA10, which yields MEKATVTIVGAGPSGMATAAYLHSLSIPYILLEREDCYASLWQKHTYDRVHLHLPKQLCTLPLMPMPSHYPTYVPRRLFLDYLNDYVTRFHIRPVYRRSVEAAAYDDGEWKIEAKNLDSGKVEEYRSRFLVVATGISTDPSIPEMEGLGSFTGEVLHSTEYKNGGRFGGKKVLVVGSGNSGMEIAVDLADGGATTSIVVRSPVHVVSRRISAMAIALITYTSVKWADIFATMMSRIVFGDLSKYGIQRPKKGPYALKDEIGKYPVIDAGVVDKIKSGEIKVLPAISGIKGKCVIFENEEECSYDVLIFCTGFNRSTKWLQEDYLLNEDGLAKIAYPNNWKGTNGLYCAGLARMGLYGAAIDAQKIAHHIKSQI from the exons ATGGAGAAGGCAACAGTGACCATCGTGGGCGCCGGCCCCTCCGGCATGGCGACGGCGGCGTACCTCCACAGCCTCTCCATCCCATACATCCTTCTCGAGAGAGAAGACTGCTACGCCTCTCTATGGCAAAAACACACCTACGACCGCGTCCACCTGCATCTCCCGAAGCAACTATGCACCCTCCCCCTCATGCCCATGCCCTCCCACTACCCCACCTACGTCCCTCGCCGCCTCTTCCTCGACTACCTTAACGACTACGTCACCCGCTTCCACATCCGCCCCGTCTACCGTAGGTCAGTCGAGGCAGCCGCGTACGACGATGGGGAGTGGAAGATCGAGGCCAAAAACCTCGATTCCGGAAAAGTGGAGGAGTATCGCTCCAGGTTTCTGGTCGTGGCCACCGGAATATCGACCGATCCGAGCATTCCTGAGATGGAGGGGCTGGGGAGCTTCACTGGGGAGGTTCTGCATTCCACCGAATATAAGAACGGCGGCAGGTTCGGAGGGAAAAAGGTGTTGGTCGTCGGAAGTGGGAATTCCGGTATGGAGATCGCGGTTGATCTTGCTGACGGTGGCGCAACAACCTCCATTGTCGTCCGGAGCCCG GTTCACGTAGTGTCAAGGAGAATATCTGCTATGGCAATTGCTCTGATAACGTATACATCAGTGAAATGGGCTGACATATTTGCAACGATGATGAGCAGGATTGTGTTTGGAGACTTATCCAAATATGGAATTCAGAGGCCTAAAAAGGGGCCCTATGCTCTCAAGGATGAAATTGGGAAATACCCTGTTATTGATGCTGGTGTTGTGGATAAGATTAAATCTGGGGAGATTAAG GTGTTGCCTGCGATTAGTGGTATAAAGGGGAAGTGTGTGATATTTGAGAATGAAGAGGAATGTTCATACGATGTGCTCATCTTTTGCACAGGCTTCAACAGATCAACCAAGTGGCTACAG GAAGATTATTTATTGAATGAGGATGGACTTGCAAAGATCGCTTATCCAAACAACTGGAAGGGTACAAATGGGCTTTATTGTGCTGGGCTGGCCCGTATGGGATTATATGGAGCTGCTATTGATGCCCAAAAGATAGCCCACCACATCAAATCCCAGATTTga